The Bradyrhizobium guangxiense genomic sequence GCTCCCGCGTATCCGCAATCACCCGCACCGCCATCGGCTCGTCGCGGCCGCGAATCGCGACCTCCTGCTGCGGCAGCGTATCGTCGGCAAGGCCTGCGCTGCGGCGGATTTCGTCCGAGACGATCGCCTCGCAGGCCAGCGTCTTGGTCATGTCCTGGAGACGGGCGGCGACGTTGACGGCATCACCGAGCGCCGTGAAGACGATGTGATCGCGATAGCCGATGTCGCCGATGATGACCTCGCCGCCGTGAATGCCGATGCCGAAGCGGATCGGCTGGCGAAGGTCATGGCTCAGGAGCTTGTTCAGCTCGTCGATATGGCTGGCGATGCCGGAGGCCGCCTTCAGCGCCTGCCGGCAGGCGGGTTCCGGATCAGCCGTGAGCCCGAACAGCGCCAGCATGCCGTCGCCGACGAACTGGTTCGGCTGGCCGCCATTCTCGATCACGGCCTGCGATACCGCGCCGAGGAAGCGGTTGACGATGAAGACGGTGTCGAACGGTAGCCGTTTCTCGGCGAGCTGTGTCGAGCCACGCATGTCCACGAACAGGCTGACGAGATAGCGCTCCTGGCCGATGCTCGCCGGCGCCGAGGCATGCGCGGTTGCCGACGACGTTTGCGGGGTGAAGAGCTGGAAGAAGGAGAGGTCGGATGTCGGCCGCAGCTGGCAGGCCAGCCGGATCGAGGGATCGCTGGTGCCGACACGGGTGAGCACGAAGGCTTCGCGCTGTGACGGCTCGGGCAGGGCGGCATGATCGCCGATGATGCGGATGCGGCAGGTCGAGCAGCGGGCGCGGCCGCCGCAGACGCTGGCATGGGGCAGATTGTGCCGCAGGCTCGCTTCCAGCACGGAGACGCCCTTGGGGACCCGCACCGTCTTGCCGTTGCCGTAGGACAGCGCGATCATGCCGCCGCGCCGCTCGCGCAGGGCTCGCACCCCGCGCGCCGCCAGCGCCAATCCCAGCAGACCGAAATAACCGACGGTGAGGATGCCGGTGATGCGGTCGAGCGTGTCCCCTTCCGCGACCGTGCCGACCTGGCGGCGGGTGAGATTGTGCGTGCGCCATTCCCCGTCATCGGCTTCGAACGCGACGCTGCGGCCGCCCTGGTAGATGCCGAGCAGCGACAATGTCGGGATCAGCACGGCGGCGGCGAGCAGATAGGGGGCGGCGCGCGTGAAGAACGGCTTTAGGCGCAGCCAGAAGAAGATGCCGATGCAGCCGTGCACCCAGGCAATCAGAAGCAGGATCGTCATCTGCCAGAGCCGGCCGGGCGCGGCGACGAAGAACAGATACAGCTCCTGCGGATAGAGCTTGTGATGATCGTACAGCGTGTAGCCGAGCCGAACGCCGATCACATGCCCCATGACCAGCGCCGGGATGCTCAAGCCCAGCACGAGCTGAAGCGGCTCGATCGTGCGCCAGCGGAACTGGCGGCGCTGGTACAGCGCATAGATGCCGAGCCCCATATGCGTGAGCGCCGCCGTGTAGAACACGATCGAAATGGGGAGGAACTGCCAGAACAGGGTGTGGTAGTAGACCCCGGCCTCCATGGCCTCGACCGAGATATTGCCGAGTGCATGGTTGAGGAAATGGCTGATCACGTAGGCGAACAGGATCACGCCGCAGACGAGCCGCACCTGCCGCACGCTGGTCGCGCGGACGAGTTCGGACATGTGTGCGGGAGCGGTGGCCATGATTCGGTTGTATCAGTTCACCAAGGAGAACAGCCAGCGTAGCGGTTAATTCCCGATATGGACAGGCTGCGAGATCACATGCGCGGCAAGGTTACGAAATCGTAGGGTAGGCAAAGGCGCGCGCCGCTGTCGTCCCGGACAAGCGCGCCCTCAGGCGCGCGCCGATCCGGGACCCATAACCACAGGACGTGGTGATGGGCGAGCCGGCAACTCCGGGTCTTCGCCAAACTCCTCCCTGTGGTTATGGGTCCCCGGTCTGCGCTGACGCTTGCCCGGAACGACAGCGGTATTTGTAGCGCGGTCCCCCCGCATTGACTCCCTCTGTCAGGTTGGCGAAAAGCGCGCTCGTGACGATCGCTCCCGATATCTCCGTGAAGCCGGACGGTGCAGAACGCCGTCTCATGCTTATTGCCGTGCTCGTCATCGCCGCGATGACGCTGCTCCGCATCGTCTATGCTTCCGCCATCGAGCTGCGCACCGACGAGGCCTATTACTGGACCTGGTCCAAGGAGAGCGCGCTCAGCTTTCTCGATCATCCCCCGGGGATCGCCTGGCTGATCCGCTTCGGCACCGCGATCTTCGGCGATACCGTGCTTGGCGTTCGCTTCGGCGGCATCGTCGCGATGCTGC encodes the following:
- a CDS encoding adenylate/guanylate cyclase domain-containing protein — encoded protein: MATAPAHMSELVRATSVRQVRLVCGVILFAYVISHFLNHALGNISVEAMEAGVYYHTLFWQFLPISIVFYTAALTHMGLGIYALYQRRQFRWRTIEPLQLVLGLSIPALVMGHVIGVRLGYTLYDHHKLYPQELYLFFVAAPGRLWQMTILLLIAWVHGCIGIFFWLRLKPFFTRAAPYLLAAAVLIPTLSLLGIYQGGRSVAFEADDGEWRTHNLTRRQVGTVAEGDTLDRITGILTVGYFGLLGLALAARGVRALRERRGGMIALSYGNGKTVRVPKGVSVLEASLRHNLPHASVCGGRARCSTCRIRIIGDHAALPEPSQREAFVLTRVGTSDPSIRLACQLRPTSDLSFFQLFTPQTSSATAHASAPASIGQERYLVSLFVDMRGSTQLAEKRLPFDTVFIVNRFLGAVSQAVIENGGQPNQFVGDGMLALFGLTADPEPACRQALKAASGIASHIDELNKLLSHDLRQPIRFGIGIHGGEVIIGDIGYRDHIVFTALGDAVNVAARLQDMTKTLACEAIVSDEIRRSAGLADDTLPQQEVAIRGRDEPMAVRVIADTRELAALVDRSERVAA